The DNA region atactCACTCTCATTCAGTCACtcattctctcactcattcattcatactcattcactcattctctcactcattcattcactcactcatttatgCTCACTCTCATTCAGTCACtcattctctcactcattcatactcactcactctcattcactcattcattcactcactcatttattcattcattactcactcactcattcattcattaattcactcattcattctctcactcactcatttctcactcactctctcattcactcattaattcactcattcattctctcactcactcactcactcatttctcactcactcactcactcatttctCACTCACTCTCATTCACTCATTACTCACTCACTCGTTCTCACTCactctcattcattctttcattcactcactcactcattcattactCACttcttcactcattcattcattcactaacCAATTCATTCACTCAATCatgcattcactcattcattcacttgctcattcattcattcactgaatcactcagtcactcattcattcattcactcactcatttattcattcattcactcactcgcTCATTCATTCCATTACTTGGGTGACCGTCTCCAACGCCTCCTTGTGGGGATGCTGGGGGCTTGACCACACGACCTGCTCCTTGGTCCCCCATGAGGACAGAAGGGCGAGAGACTTTGTCTCTGGATGTGGAGAGGTGCCCCCACCTTACCTGAGCTGGGCATGGCTGGGTGGGAGGCGTTTCTGGGGGTGCTGCTCCTGGTCAGGTCTCTAAACTGAGGGAGGCCTCCAGAGTGTAACCTCACAGCCCCCAAGTGAGACACTGtgcaagagacagagagttaaaaagggggggagctggggtacacagcatcatggttctgcaaagagattatcctgcctgaggctccaaagtcccaggttcaattccccgcaccaccatcagccagagctgagcagggttctggggaataaataaataaattaattaattaatacaaatggtaaaaaaaaaaaaagaggggccgggtggtggtgcacctggttgagcgcacatattacagtgtacaaggacccaggttcaagtccccagtccccacctgcagagggaaaagctttgcaaggggtgaagcagggctgcaggtgtctctctgtctctgtccctctctatcacccacctccctgtcgatttctggctgtctctgcccaatagataaataaagataatagtagtctgggaggttgtatactggataaagcactggactctcaagtatgaggtcctgagttcaatccccagcagcagctggaccagaatgatgtctggttctttctctctctcctcctatctttctcattaataaataaacaaaatatttaaaaaaaaaaacatttatccatttaaaataaataaatagggagtcgggcagtagcacagcgggttaagcgcaggtggcacaaagttcaaggaccagcttaaggatccgggttcgagcccccggctccccacctgcaggggagtcgcttcccaggcggtgaagcaggtctgcaggtgtctgtctttctctccccctctctgtcttcccctcctctctccatttctctctatccaacgacgaaatcaataactacaacaataaaaattatctttatttattaattgaatagagacagagagaaattgagaggaaaggggggagagagagagacagagagatacctgcagccctgattcaccacttgtgaagcttccccctgcaggtgggaaccatgggggcttgaacccgggtccttgcgcactgtaatatgtgcactcaaccatgtgtgcccgactcccagtgacattttttaaatgatgaagacagagacatagagagaaaaagtgacagaAACTCCAACACTAAAACATCCCTTCTCCAATGCGGCGGGGACCGGGCTCAAACTTGGTTcacacacatgacagagcagcGCACGACCCCAACAAGTTACCTCACCAGCCTCCCGCTGTCACCTGGGCTCCTGGATCCAGCTGTGCCTGAAGCCCACCATGCCCAGTTTCTAAGATCTAAGAAGAGACCCTGTGATCTGAACCCTTGGATCTAGCCGTGTCTTCTTCGTTCATCAAAAAGCTTTAGAGGAGGAATCGgaccatagcacagcgggttaaacgcatgtggcgtgaagcgcaaggaccagtgtaagaatcctggttcgagcccccggctccccacctgcaagggggtcacttcacaggcggtgaagcaggtctgcaggtgtctgtctttctctccccctctctgtcttcccctcctctctccatttctctctgtcctacctaacaacaatgacatcaataacaataactacaacactaaaacaacaagagcaacaaaagggaacacataaataaaaatactactaAAAAAAGACAAAGCTTTAGAGGCTGGGCGAGACCCTCACCCACCTGGTCTGGCTCTTCTGGAACCCCCAGGCGGCATTTTCTTGCTCAACTTCTGCTTCAGAAGCTTGACAAGGCCTTGCACCTGTGGGTCTCGAGGGTCCCCACATATTACCCTCCTGGGCAAGAAGAATctggggggaaggaaggggaaggaggtggCTGAGATTTCTTCCCACTCTGCACCCACTCCAGGGCCCCTGCCCCACCTGTCAGCACTCGGGGGGCAGGGGGTCATCCCCCCAACTTACATGACCGCCTTCAGGTTACAGCTACCACTCACAGATTGGTAGTGGAATTTGGTGGCTCTCTGGCGTATGGCCGACttggggatggggtggtggtgggccaGGCAGCAGTCCTCAAAGGCGCCTGtgatcaacaacagtaaagaatgttccatgctctgaatggaggttggacaacatattctatgctccacctgaggaagatgggtcctgatattgaggcagcttggaacattcctactcatgaccacagaatgtgagctcagatctacagggatgcagaggtcacataggctcctaagctgaatatgggccccagatgacatcaaatcaatggggtttacagtcaacaatatttatactcctttcccatatctgggagctgctctcttccctgatccagctttctggtcctttttccagccatgacatcatctccccagacaataacttgggtccacctgcatatcagatttcaggctcaggggaaaaaaaaaaaaactagtatagccacaggccctttggaatatattccAAAATATATTccaaaaatattcctactagctatctacaaaatggaggacccccccaactcttcatctgcactattccagtctttaggtccatgactggtcaacaatgtgtttggctttgtatgttaactctcttttcagccaccaggtttcagatgctaacaggatgcgaccagacttccctggacagacaaccccaccaatgtatcctggagctctgcttccccagaatcccaccccactagggaaagagagagacaggctgggagtatggatcgacctgtcaacacccatgatcaacaaggaagcaattccagaagccagaccttccaccttctgcatcccacaatgaccctgggtccatactcccagagggataaagaataggaaagctatcaggggaggggatgggatgtggagttctggtggtgggaactgtgtggagttgtacccctcttatcctatggtttagtcaatgtttcctttttataaaaataaataaataaatagcacctGTGGCCAGGGCTTCAAGTCTCTAAGGGGTGCACCTGCCACCTTACAGGTCCCCAGACTCCAGGACTCCCTGCTCCCAGCAAAGACCACGATTCTATTGGGACTCACCTCTGTGAGTTGGCATGAGGACAGCCCAGtgaccgcccggctccctaagttttgattttttaaaaaaggagttcaTGGCAGTGGGATGAGTGTGAAGTTGGAGACCAAAAGCAtctctgggaaaataaaaatcaaaataaaacccAGGCTGATGACTTACCCTCTGCtaggggtttgagcccaggtgcCCCATGGACGTTCCAGGGCACCAGAGCAAGCTCCCTGGTTGGAAGAACTTTGGGCTCTGGCAGCAGGGAGGAAGATGactatctccctctcccaggACCTTCGCCCCAGAGAACGAGGAACAGTGAATTCCTGTGACCCTGGGTTTTGGTGACAGGAGGGCAGTGCCTAGGTTCGAGTTcaggagggtggtggtggaggggggtgTCATTCTTCCCCCAGGATCAAAGGGCCCTGGGCTGGGCCTCATATAGGGAGACTCTGGGGGCAAGTTTCTTGTCACTGGGCAAaggtggaggtgtgtgtgtgtgtgtggggggtgaaggcagagctgacagagacagagagacagagaggcagagacagacagacggagaCTGCGGACCTTGAAAGTTTCTCCAGTGCGTTGTGGGCCGGGTCATACCCAGGTCACAAAAGGACAAGGGAGCTCTGTGGCCagcttccctcccccctcatCCAGGGGGCCTGAAGATGTTGACATCATTCCCCACTTTGcaactggggaaactgaggcttaggAAGCCACGCCCCCTCCTAGGGAGCCAGGGTGAGATCTGGGGGTACAGGGTGGGGGGAACCCCTGGTTTCAGCTTCCAAACTCCCTCAGGGACCCTGAAGACTCATGTCCCGGTGAGTGGAACCTCGAGACCACAATGGGCCAGTCCTGCCAGCGTTGGGATCCCAGCGCCATTTgggaagaccacagcactgggggaagttccCTTCTTATCCACATCAAAGTGCTGGATTACCTAGAATCCTGGGAGGTTTGAGGTCATGGGTTGAGCAGGGGAACCCAGCTGAGGGAGGGGTCTAGAAGGAGGGTGTTGGGGACCCTCTGTGCATCCCCCCCTCCCAGGGAGCTCAGGGATCCCGGGGTGGGGGCCATGAGTACCTTGAGCACCAACGGTGGGGGCCCAGGCGCCGAGGATGCAGAACCCCAGGCAGCAGAGTAGACAAGGTTTCATTGTGCAGGACCAGCTGCCCTGGGGAGGAGTTTGGGGGGTTAGTGAGAATCCCCCCTTAGTGGACCCCTATCTCCAGCCAGGGTCCTTTGCAAGAGAGGCAGCTGGCGGGGCCCCAGGGAGTGCAGgagggagcaggggagaggagtccccaggagcagggaggagggaggaggactccccaggggcaggagagaggactccccaggagcaggggagaggactccccaggagcaggggagaggggaccccaggagcaggggagaggagtccccaggagcagggaggagggaggaggactccccaggagcaggggagaggggaccccaggggcaggagagaggagaccccaggagcaggggagaggggaccccaggagcaggggagaggggaccccaggagcaggggagaggggaccccaggagcaggggagaggggaccccaggAGCAGGGGAGAGGACTGACTGGGCCCAGGAGGAAGGACTCCCCAGGAGCAGGGGAAGGACCGGCTGAGATCAAGGGGGAGGACTGACCCGAAGAAAGGGGAGTGCTCTCTGGGACCATCAAGGACTACAGCCTGGGAACAGGGAGATGATTCACCAGGCCCCGAGGGGAGGACTCCCCAGGAGCAGGGGGGAGGAGTCCCCGGGTTCGGCCAGAAGGGctgactggggccaggtgggagGACTGAGGACTGACCAGGACGGGAGGGAGGACTCCCCAAGACGATCGGGGGAGGACTGACTGGGAAGAGCAGAGAGAGGCTTGACCAGGATTTTTGGGGGActctccaggggcaggggtggacgATTCAGGGGCACCAGGGGGGAAGACTCACCGGAGGTGTGCCAGCTGTGTGTGAGCACTGGGGCCAGCTGGCTTGGCCATTTGTAGCTGGAGCCCCaccctgcctccccctgctcccctcccgcctccccctgctcctcccccttcTATGACCTTATCTTGCTCCTCCCCCATCTGGAGGGAGCCAGGGCATAGGGGATCCAAAGTcctgaaattaaaagcaggacagtctttctctctctccgtctctgtctctctctcataaaaataaacaattaggggggcgggcagtagcgcagcgggttaagcgcacatggcgcaaagcacaagggccagttccagcccccggctccccacctgcagggggggtcccttcacaggcggtgaagcaggtctgcaggtgtctgtgtgtctctccccctctctgtcttcccctcttctctccatttctctctgtcctatccaacaatgacaataataatagtaacaacaacaccaataaacaacaaggaatggcaacaaaagggggaaaatggcctccaggagcagtgggttcatagtgcaggccctgagccccagcaataaccctggaagcaaaaaatagggaagctattaggggaggggatgggatacggagttctggtggtggaattgtatggaaatatacccctcttatcctatagtcttgtcaagatttccattttataaatgaaatatatatatgactatttccttttatctttatttaatggctagaggcagtcagaaatggagagggaaggggagatagagagggagagagacagagagacacctgcttcaccactcttaaagctttccctcctgcaggtggggaccggcggttcaaacccctgcatcactataagccagagctgagcagtgtgccggtaagaaaaaatgacaaaataaaaataaaataaaagataatataaaaagaacccccctctcctttttaaaataattttgttatctttatttattggatacagacggtcagaaatcaagagagaagggagggatagagagaatgagagacagagagacacctacagccctgcttcaccacttgtgaagctttcctcctgcaggtggggaccgggggctcgaacctgcatccttgcgtattgtaacgtgtgcactcaactaggtgcgccgccacccagcccctctcttttcttttctatcctcCTCCTTTCGGCTtatcccttcttctccttctccttctccttctccttctcctcctcctcctcctcctcctcctccttcttcttcttctccttcttcttcttcttcttcttcttcttctttttgcctccagggttattgctggggctcagtgcctgtaccataaatccactgcttctggaggccatcccccccttttgtttcccttgttgttgtagccttgctatggttgttattgttgtcattcattgttggattggacagagagaaatgaagagaggaggggaagacagagagggggag from Erinaceus europaeus chromosome 23, mEriEur2.1, whole genome shotgun sequence includes:
- the CCL25 gene encoding C-C motif chemokine 25, whose amino-acid sequence is MKPCLLCCLGFCILGAWAPTVGAQGAFEDCCLAHHHPIPKSAIRQRATKFHYQSVSGSCNLKAVIFFLPRRVICGDPRDPQVQGLVKLLKQKLSKKMPPGGSRRARPVSHLGAVRLHSGGLPQFRDLTRSSTPRNASHPAMPSSEK